In a single window of the Notamacropus eugenii isolate mMacEug1 chromosome 4, mMacEug1.pri_v2, whole genome shotgun sequence genome:
- the LOC140499016 gene encoding apelin receptor-like, whose amino-acid sequence MLNCIRRNGSSLTQGYPYTSEITRPVLPVLWMLGLSGARRPQTRASGSRGASGDGSQSGRARPGQTGRAGPRRATPGHAAMEPWTAEPRGPAPDYYYDYYNGSGGASCGGEDAEPEDWELSYALLPALYTLVFVLGLSGNGLVIVTVWLAPGGAGGGAKRRASDAYIGHLALADLAFVVTLPLWAVYTALRFHWPFGAALCKLSSYLVLLNMFASAFCLTGLSFERYLAAGRSLGRGGPAPQRARPGASAALAALWLLAALLALPALLLRDTRARPPANLTVCDMDFSGVAAAPEHEAYWLGGLSLATTLLGFALPAALMGVFYCCIGCAVSRHFGAGGRALGAAGAERAVPRGRGRGQRRRLLRLLAALVAVFALCWLPFHVLKSLYVLSWLGLLALPCAGQALIVRLHPYATCLAYVNSCLNPLLYAFLDRRFRAQCRRRLLPGRCCLLRPLLPSRPGRRACPPASGHRFGEPAAPASSSASGASSPTQRSELASLATKV is encoded by the exons ATGTTGAACTGCATTAGGAGGAACGGGAGCTCCCTCACCCAGGGGTAcccttataccagtgaaatcacgcGCCCTGTTTTGCCTGTCCTGTGGATGTTGG GGCTAAGTGGGGCCCGCCGCCCACAGACGCGGGCTTCGGGGTCGCGCGGAGCCTCCGGTGACGGCAGCCAGAGCGGACGGGCCAGGCCGGGGCAGACCGGCCGCGCCGGGCCGCGCCGGGCCACGCCGGGCCACGCAGCCATGGAGCCCTGGACAGCGGAGCCCCGCGGCCCCGCGCCCGACTACTACTACGACTACTACAACGGCAGCGGCGGAGCGTCGTGTGGCGGCGAGGACGCGGAGCCCGAGGACTGGGAGCTGTCCTACGCGCTGCTGCCCGCGCTCTACACGCTCGTCTTCGTGCTCGGCCTGTCGGGCAACGGCTTGGTGATCGTCACGGTGTGGCTGGCCCCGGGGGGCGCGGGCGGCGGGGCCAAGCGGCGAGCCTCGGACGCCTACATAGGCCACCTGGCGCTGGCCGACCTGGCCTTCGTGGTGACGCTGCCGCTGTGGGCCGTCTACACCGCCCTGCGCTTCCACTGGCCCTTCGGGGCAGCGCTGTGCAAGCTCAGCAGCTACCTGGTGCTGCTCAACATGTTCGCCAGCGCCTTCTGCCTGACCGGGCTGAGCTTCGAGCGCTACCTGGCCGCGGGCCGCTCGCTGGGCCGCGGGGGTCCGGCCCCACAGCGCGCCCGCCCCGGGGCGTCCGCCGCGCTGGCCGCGCTCTGGCTGCTGGCCGCGCTGCTGGCACTGCCCGCGCTGCTGCTGCGGGACACCCGCGCGCGGCCGCCCGCCAACCTCACGGTGTGCGACATGGACTTCAGCGGCGTGGCGGCCGCGCCCGAGCACGAGGCTTACTGGCTGGGCGGCCTGAGCCTGGCCACCACGCTGCTGGGCTTCGCGCTGCCCGCGGCACTCATGGGCGTCTTCTACTGCTGCATCGGCTGCGCCGTGAGCCGCCACTTCGGGGCCGGGGGCCGCGCGCTGGGGGCTGCGGGCGCGGAGCGGGCCGTGCCCCGAGGCCGGGGCCGGGGCCAGCGGCGGCGCCTGCTGCGCCTCCTGGCAGCTCTGGTGGCCGTGTTCGCGCTCTGCTGGCTGCCCTTCCACGTCCTCAAGAGCCTCTACGTGCTCAGCTGGCTGGGGCTGCTGGCGCTGCCGTGCGCGGGGCAGGCCCTGATCGTGCGCCTGCATCCCTATGCCACCTGCCTAGCCTACGTGAACAGCTGCCTCAACCCGCTCCTCTACGCCTTCCTGGACCGCCGCTTCCGCGCTCAGTGCCGCAGACGCCTGCTGCCCGGCCGCTGCTGCCTTCTGCGGCCGCTGCTGCCCAGCCGTCCAGGGCGCCGCGCCTGCCCCCCGGCATCTGGGCACCGTTTCGGGGAGCCCGCGGCGCCCGCCTCGTCCAGCGCCAGCGGAGCCAGTAGTCCCACGCAGCGCTCCGAACTGGCCTCTCTGGCCACCAAGGTGTGA